Proteins encoded in a region of the Chiloscyllium punctatum isolate Juve2018m chromosome 16, sChiPun1.3, whole genome shotgun sequence genome:
- the ube2j2 gene encoding ubiquitin-conjugating enzyme E2 J2 — translation MSNNSNKRAPTTATQRLKQDYLRIKKDPVPYICAEPLPSNILEWHYVVRGPEKTPYEGGLYHGKLVFPREFPFKPPSIYMITPNGRFKCNTRLCLSITDFHPDTWNPAWSVSTILTGLLSFMVEKGPTLGSIETSEYTKRQLAAQSSAFNLKDKVFCELFPDLVGEIKEKQRAQEELSNRAQALPLPDVIPDGEVHQNGMPLLNGHAVLPAANHQGLQQANRNHGLLGGALANLFVIVGFAAFAYTVKYVLRSIAQE, via the exons AAGACCCAGTGCCTTATATCTGTGCTGAACCTCTCCCATCTAATATTCTTGAATG GCATTATGTGGTACGAGGCCCTGAGAAAACACCTTATGAGG GCGGTCTTTATCATGGGAAGTTAGTTTTCCCCAGAGAATTTCCTTTCAAGCCCCCTAGTATTTATATGATCACACCAAATGGAAGATTCAAATGCAATACAAG GTTATGTCTTTCAATCACTGATTTTCATCCAGATACCTGGAACCCTGCCTGGTCTGTCTCTACAATCCTGACTGGTCTTCTTAGCTTCATGGTAGAAAAAGGGCCTACATTGGGTAGTATTGAAACTTCTGAATATACA AAAAGGCAACTTGCTGCCCAAAGCAGTGCTTTTAATCTAAAGGATAAAGTGTTCTGTGAACTCTTCCCAGATTTAGTAGGG GAAATAAAGGAAAAGCAACGAGCACAAGAAGAACTAAGTAATAGGGCTCAGGCCTTGCCTCTACCAGATGTTATCCCTGATGGTGAAGTGCACCAAAATGGTATGCCGCTTCTTAATGGCCATGCAGTGCTACCGGCTGCCAACCACCAAGGCCTTCAGCAGGCCAACCGAAACCACGGACTCCTAGGGGGAGCTTTAGCAAACTTATTTGTCATTGTTGGTTTTGCAGCCTTTGCTTACACAGTGAAGTATGTGTTACGAAGCATAGCACAAGAATAA